One genomic window of bacterium includes the following:
- a CDS encoding FtsX-like permease family protein encodes MIDAKRLAKAATETATGGSQIQRQITLPWRDAARISIRNVTLRLGRAAITGAGVVLGIAFLVSVWTGKVVTDGLEADKAQSALSITRVEGGVAPGQEEAQAEAQQRNARQGWLVVMSLLVCGVGITNSMLMSVTERFREIGTMKCLGALDQFIVRLFLIESVVLGFLGSLVGALVGHLAMLLMSMVKNGGDVAAKMNWAAMLGYLGLALVLGCVLALLAAIAPAMRAARMPPAAALATEI; translated from the coding sequence ATGATTGACGCCAAACGATTGGCCAAGGCCGCGACCGAGACCGCGACGGGCGGCAGCCAGATCCAACGCCAGATCACCCTGCCGTGGAGGGACGCTGCCCGCATCAGCATCCGCAACGTGACACTGCGGCTGGGCCGCGCAGCCATCACCGGGGCCGGGGTCGTCCTCGGCATCGCCTTCCTGGTGTCGGTGTGGACGGGCAAGGTTGTGACGGACGGTCTCGAGGCCGACAAGGCGCAGAGCGCGCTGAGCATCACCCGGGTCGAGGGCGGCGTCGCTCCCGGCCAGGAGGAGGCACAGGCCGAGGCGCAGCAGCGCAACGCGCGCCAGGGCTGGCTGGTGGTCATGTCCCTGCTGGTGTGCGGCGTGGGCATCACCAACTCCATGCTGATGTCGGTCACGGAGCGCTTCCGCGAGATCGGCACGATGAAGTGCCTGGGGGCGCTCGACCAGTTCATCGTGAGGCTCTTCCTCATAGAATCGGTTGTCCTGGGCTTCTTAGGGTCGCTCGTGGGAGCCCTGGTCGGACATCTGGCGATGCTGCTGATGTCCATGGTCAAGAACGGCGGCGATGTCGCCGCCAAGATGAACTGGGCCGCGATGCTGGGCTACCTGGGGCTGGCGCTGGTGCTCGGCTGCGTCCTGGCGTTGCTGGCCGCCATTGCCCCGGCCATGCGCGCAGCGCGCATGCCCCCGGCGGCGGCGCTGGCGACGGAGATCTAA
- a CDS encoding ABC transporter ATP-binding protein: MGEVEVPALRGVDVDIRRGEYLSIMGPSGSGKSTLFNMVGGLDKPTEGTCFIEEVDMAQLDAFELAWLRCRKIGYIFQSFNLIPVMTALENVTLPMIFAGMGSDEMMERGQMLLDLVGLGGRLHHKPYELSGGQQQRVAVARALANSPAIILADEPTGNLDLQTGKEIIDLLKELNAESGVTIISATHDLKMIDASDRIIHIRDGEVERIEMRSEIDLKIGHLAGAEEDEEPK; this comes from the coding sequence ATGGGTGAGGTGGAGGTGCCGGCCCTGCGCGGCGTGGATGTGGACATCCGCCGCGGTGAGTACCTCTCGATCATGGGCCCGTCCGGGTCGGGCAAGTCCACCCTGTTCAACATGGTGGGCGGCCTGGACAAGCCGACCGAGGGCACGTGCTTCATCGAAGAGGTGGACATGGCGCAACTGGACGCCTTCGAGCTGGCGTGGCTGCGCTGCCGGAAGATCGGCTACATCTTCCAGTCCTTCAACCTCATCCCGGTCATGACGGCCCTGGAGAACGTGACCCTGCCGATGATCTTCGCCGGCATGGGCTCGGATGAGATGATGGAGCGCGGGCAGATGCTGCTGGACCTGGTGGGTCTGGGCGGCCGCTTGCACCACAAGCCCTACGAGCTGTCCGGCGGCCAGCAGCAGCGCGTGGCCGTGGCCCGGGCCCTGGCCAACAGCCCCGCCATCATCCTGGCGGACGAGCCCACCGGCAACCTCGACCTGCAGACCGGTAAGGAGATCATCGACCTGCTCAAGGAGCTGAACGCCGAGAGCGGCGTCACTATCATCTCGGCCACGCACGACCTCAAGATGATTGACGCTTCCGACCGCATCATCCACATCCGCGACGGAGAAGTCGAGAGGATCGAGATGCGCTCGGAGATTGACCTGAAGATCGGTCACCTGGCCGGCGCGGAAGAGGACGAGGAGCCCAAGTAG
- a CDS encoding M28 family peptidase produces MPHRSRLALLLLLLPLLPAWAPAQPKGARDESEMVLTSDTNYEAVTAAVDQRRIEQFVAQLAGLGSRVTGYPGCARAARLVEQQFRNLGLEVSTEKFNVLVPVPRYDAKGRAASISIAGGQEFEILPLWPNLVQMPKTPPGGLSGRLIYAGKGDLQSFNGQDVADSIVMLDFDCGREWFNAPLLGAKAVLFIEPLETIRGEAEQKFLSMPVNIPRFWIPKETSDLLLATAAQQGRVDVNIRCDIDWQKVEGENILGRMRGTDPRLQKQQVVIQAYYDSIAVAPTLAPGAENASSIAALMELIRTFKACPPKRSITFLATAGHFEAMAGEKAFLERRYRGARSERYVKKLYGLVRQSRRGLDEAAASVWEEETPGLDTEPKTEDQIAEERIRALGRVSRAVRQAEKKLRAATRLAVKAQRTDPNRGKLYERKLDEAELARRLELIAHLQQTLPAMQSAVQGVDDLVRQARPLRRGADTTAREQALSAIQKAIFDTSDTMDFSKEDVSLWLTVDLSSHNRACGVFFKGYFYNYREDIQWKYSQIGKKAREYGDIIARFMAVDAASRFVDGINALKGKNWQTYMSGKLALSNEVATVMGVPAVGFATINDSRPWVDTPLDIPKHMEFGNLYDQTSFLACLLADMVSITEPRDLYDLELEDNYVEAKGRLVLFDPEVSTFPDEPVPNAVAVARTGQKTAMGVRCEIFDKVGKDGRLHIAGLPNVRARGGEIPVEGYLLDPADGRVSMAPDMGVNGNEAYPFKLKADQDIKPITCVMFACQSMAIFDMVDQRFFQLLREIHIYDATSDATPYQYGYCLPLPPQQFESTYEPVALVFAPAGTNVKLTMGASVLGLRFVLVAPTAKNPDGAGYLVDNHPSMYATPYLVARDMVELDQNRIDQLEAHGIKNNRVQKAHQQAKEYLVAASGFLKDRLYDRFLTAARSAWAFESRAYPDVRATGNDVIKGVLFYLAMLMPFAFFAERLLIASPDIRWQIVGFFGIFMLVFLLIALVHPAFAITFTPVIILLAFIILALTMIVISIIVQKFEEQMKEVRYEQTGIRTADMGRLSASAAAFSLGISNMRRRQVRTILTCLTLVLLTFTVLSCTSVVTGVRTNRILLPYKAPYDGIMIRDKTWEPIGEPTARVMRNEFSDKNTYSVAPRAWYFSSKVGDQSFVDVTNEGQTYSATAMVGLSPQETQVSRPQQALLPGGRWFEEGETLAAIIPEAMAEKLKISTEDAAAGAKTISVFGVQLRVIGIMSSSRFKKLEDLDGEPITPVDYLLMQEQQQQQQQQAAGQKMSEDELREYIHLAPDSCFIVPYSFLIGQGGQLRSVAIAMRAPSLDSAKKLVQTNLDELMSRIELNLYGGMGGTTFLCSAVSQTGFKNMQELVIPILIAAMICLNTMLGSVYERVREIYIYSSLGLAPTHIAALFIAEACVYAILGAVAGYLFGQVISKVLAETGLLAGLNLNYSSLSAVGSTIIIMLTVLLSVIYPARRASEIASPGIERRWHLPEPKGDEIDMKLPFTVTGDQALGVNMFLNEYLAAHADYSLGNFSTADIVFGTIENEYGEGFEQALMVWLAPYDLGVSEKLHLRTVPTEDAEVYQIEALIIRESGDQSSWLRVTRNFINMLRKQYLLWRTFPAGLKGEYGRRAKELLEAGGQTESEEAS; encoded by the coding sequence TTGCCGCACCGTTCGCGCCTGGCGCTGTTGCTGCTTCTCCTCCCGCTGCTCCCCGCGTGGGCCCCGGCTCAACCCAAGGGGGCGCGCGACGAGTCCGAGATGGTCCTGACCTCGGACACCAACTACGAGGCGGTCACCGCGGCGGTAGACCAGCGGCGCATCGAGCAGTTCGTGGCGCAACTGGCCGGGCTGGGCAGCCGCGTCACCGGCTATCCCGGCTGCGCCCGCGCCGCCCGTCTGGTGGAGCAGCAGTTCCGCAATCTGGGCCTGGAGGTCTCCACCGAGAAGTTCAATGTGCTGGTGCCCGTGCCCCGCTATGACGCCAAGGGGCGCGCCGCTTCCATCTCCATCGCCGGGGGGCAAGAGTTCGAGATCCTCCCCCTGTGGCCCAACCTTGTGCAGATGCCCAAGACGCCCCCCGGCGGCCTCAGCGGCCGTCTCATCTACGCGGGCAAGGGCGACCTCCAATCCTTCAACGGTCAGGACGTGGCCGACAGCATCGTGATGCTGGACTTCGACTGCGGGCGTGAATGGTTCAACGCCCCGCTGCTGGGCGCCAAGGCCGTCCTGTTCATCGAGCCTCTCGAGACGATCCGCGGCGAGGCCGAGCAGAAGTTCCTCTCCATGCCGGTCAACATCCCCCGGTTCTGGATCCCCAAGGAGACCTCCGACCTGCTGCTGGCGACGGCCGCCCAGCAAGGGCGCGTGGATGTCAACATCCGCTGCGACATTGACTGGCAGAAGGTCGAGGGCGAGAACATCCTCGGGCGCATGAGGGGCACCGACCCGCGCCTGCAGAAGCAGCAGGTCGTCATCCAGGCCTACTACGACTCCATCGCCGTGGCCCCGACGCTGGCCCCCGGCGCCGAGAACGCCTCCAGCATCGCCGCCCTGATGGAACTCATCCGGACGTTCAAGGCGTGTCCCCCCAAGCGCAGCATCACCTTCCTGGCGACCGCCGGGCACTTCGAAGCGATGGCCGGCGAGAAGGCCTTCCTGGAGCGCCGCTACCGGGGTGCGCGCAGCGAGCGCTACGTCAAGAAGCTCTATGGCCTCGTGCGGCAGAGTCGCCGCGGCCTCGACGAGGCCGCCGCGAGCGTGTGGGAGGAAGAGACGCCCGGCCTGGACACCGAGCCCAAGACCGAGGACCAGATCGCCGAGGAGCGCATCCGCGCCCTCGGTCGCGTCTCCCGCGCCGTCCGCCAGGCTGAGAAGAAGCTGCGCGCCGCCACGCGACTGGCGGTCAAGGCGCAGCGGACAGACCCGAACCGCGGCAAGCTGTACGAGCGCAAGCTGGATGAGGCCGAACTGGCCCGCCGGCTGGAGCTGATCGCCCACCTGCAGCAGACCCTCCCGGCCATGCAGTCAGCCGTGCAGGGGGTGGATGACCTGGTGCGCCAGGCCCGGCCGTTGCGCCGCGGCGCCGACACCACCGCCCGCGAGCAGGCCCTGAGCGCCATCCAGAAGGCCATCTTCGACACCAGCGACACGATGGACTTCTCCAAGGAAGACGTGTCGCTGTGGCTCACGGTGGACCTGTCCAGCCACAACCGCGCCTGCGGCGTGTTCTTCAAGGGGTACTTCTACAACTACCGCGAGGACATCCAGTGGAAGTACTCGCAGATCGGCAAGAAGGCTCGTGAGTACGGCGACATCATCGCCCGCTTCATGGCCGTGGACGCCGCCTCGCGCTTTGTGGACGGCATCAACGCGCTGAAGGGCAAGAACTGGCAGACGTACATGTCCGGCAAGCTCGCGCTGAGCAACGAGGTCGCCACGGTGATGGGCGTCCCGGCGGTGGGCTTCGCCACGATCAACGACTCCCGCCCATGGGTGGACACGCCGCTGGACATCCCCAAGCACATGGAGTTCGGGAATCTCTACGACCAGACGAGCTTCCTGGCGTGCTTGCTGGCAGACATGGTGAGCATCACCGAGCCGCGCGACCTGTACGACCTGGAGCTGGAGGACAACTACGTCGAGGCCAAGGGCCGCCTGGTGCTCTTTGACCCGGAGGTCAGCACCTTCCCCGATGAGCCGGTGCCCAATGCCGTAGCCGTGGCGCGGACCGGGCAGAAGACGGCCATGGGTGTGCGGTGCGAGATCTTCGACAAGGTCGGCAAGGATGGCCGGCTGCACATCGCCGGCCTGCCCAACGTCCGCGCCCGCGGTGGCGAAATCCCCGTGGAGGGCTATCTGCTGGACCCCGCGGACGGCCGCGTGTCCATGGCTCCGGACATGGGCGTCAATGGCAACGAGGCCTATCCCTTCAAGCTTAAGGCCGACCAGGACATCAAGCCGATCACGTGCGTGATGTTCGCCTGCCAGTCGATGGCCATCTTCGACATGGTGGACCAGCGCTTCTTCCAGCTCCTGCGCGAGATCCACATCTATGACGCCACCTCGGATGCCACGCCGTACCAGTATGGCTACTGCCTGCCCCTGCCCCCCCAGCAGTTTGAGTCGACCTATGAGCCCGTAGCGCTGGTGTTCGCACCCGCCGGCACCAACGTCAAGCTCACCATGGGCGCGAGCGTCCTGGGGCTGCGCTTTGTGCTGGTGGCCCCGACGGCCAAGAACCCCGATGGCGCGGGCTACCTGGTGGACAACCATCCCTCCATGTACGCCACGCCGTATCTGGTGGCGCGGGACATGGTGGAACTCGACCAGAACCGCATTGACCAACTCGAGGCGCACGGGATCAAGAACAACCGGGTGCAGAAGGCCCACCAACAGGCCAAGGAGTACCTGGTGGCGGCCTCGGGGTTCCTCAAGGATCGGCTCTACGACCGCTTCCTGACGGCCGCGCGGTCGGCCTGGGCCTTCGAGTCGCGAGCCTATCCCGACGTGCGCGCCACCGGCAACGACGTCATCAAGGGCGTGCTGTTCTACCTGGCGATGCTGATGCCGTTCGCCTTCTTTGCCGAGCGCCTGCTCATCGCCTCGCCCGACATCCGGTGGCAGATCGTCGGCTTCTTCGGCATCTTCATGCTGGTCTTCCTGCTGATCGCCCTGGTGCACCCGGCCTTCGCCATCACCTTCACACCGGTCATCATCCTGCTGGCCTTCATCATCCTCGCGCTGACGATGATCGTCATCAGCATCATCGTGCAGAAGTTCGAGGAGCAGATGAAGGAGGTGCGGTACGAGCAGACCGGCATCCGCACCGCCGACATGGGGCGCCTGTCCGCTTCGGCGGCGGCCTTCAGCCTCGGCATCTCCAACATGCGGCGGCGGCAGGTCCGCACCATCCTGACCTGTCTCACGCTGGTGCTGCTCACCTTCACCGTGCTGTCCTGCACGTCGGTCGTCACCGGGGTGCGGACCAACCGCATCCTGCTGCCATACAAGGCGCCGTACGACGGCATCATGATCCGCGACAAGACCTGGGAGCCGATCGGCGAGCCGACGGCCCGCGTCATGCGCAACGAGTTCTCGGACAAGAACACCTACTCGGTGGCCCCGCGCGCCTGGTACTTCTCCAGCAAGGTGGGCGACCAGTCCTTCGTGGACGTGACCAACGAGGGGCAGACGTATTCGGCGACGGCGATGGTGGGCCTGAGCCCGCAGGAGACCCAGGTGAGCCGGCCGCAGCAGGCGCTGCTGCCCGGCGGACGCTGGTTCGAGGAGGGCGAGACGCTCGCGGCCATCATCCCCGAGGCCATGGCCGAGAAGCTCAAGATCAGCACCGAGGACGCGGCCGCCGGCGCCAAGACCATCAGCGTCTTCGGCGTGCAGTTGCGCGTCATCGGCATCATGAGTTCGAGCCGCTTCAAGAAGCTCGAGGACCTCGACGGCGAGCCGATCACCCCCGTGGATTACCTGCTCATGCAGGAGCAGCAGCAACAGCAGCAACAGCAGGCCGCCGGGCAGAAGATGAGCGAGGACGAACTGCGCGAGTACATCCACCTCGCGCCCGATAGCTGCTTCATCGTCCCCTACAGCTTCCTGATCGGCCAGGGCGGCCAGCTCCGCTCCGTGGCCATCGCCATGCGAGCCCCCTCGCTCGACAGCGCCAAGAAGCTCGTGCAAACGAACCTCGATGAGCTTATGTCGCGCATCGAGCTGAACCTGTATGGCGGCATGGGCGGGACGACCTTCCTGTGCAGCGCGGTCTCGCAGACCGGCTTCAAGAACATGCAGGAGTTGGTCATCCCCATCCTCATCGCGGCCATGATCTGTCTGAACACGATGCTCGGCTCGGTCTATGAGCGCGTGCGCGAGATCTACATCTACAGCTCGCTCGGGCTGGCCCCCACGCACATCGCGGCGCTGTTCATCGCCGAGGCCTGCGTCTACGCCATTCTGGGGGCGGTCGCCGGGTACTTGTTTGGCCAGGTCATCTCCAAGGTACTGGCCGAGACCGGGCTGCTGGCCGGCCTGAACCTCAACTACTCGTCCCTGTCGGCCGTGGGCTCGACCATCATCATCATGCTCACGGTGCTGCTGTCGGTCATCTACCCGGCGCGGCGCGCCTCGGAGATCGCGTCGCCGGGCATCGAGCGCCGCTGGCACCTGCCCGAGCCCAAGGGTGACGAGATAGACATGAAGCTGCCGTTCACCGTGACGGGCGACCAGGCCCTCGGGGTCAACATGTTCCTCAATGAGTACCTGGCGGCCCACGCCGACTACTCGCTGGGCAACTTCTCGACCGCCGACATCGTCTTCGGCACGATCGAGAATGAGTACGGCGAGGGGTTCGAGCAGGCGCTGATGGTGTGGCTGGCGCCCTATGACCTGGGCGTGTCGGAGAAGCTGCACCTGCGGACGGTGCCGACCGAGGACGCCGAGGTCTACCAGATCGAGGCGCTGATCATCCGCGAGAGCGGGGACCAGTCCTCCTGGCTGCGCGTGACCCGCAACTTCATCAACATGCTGCGCAAGCAGTACCTGCTATGGCGGACCTTCCCGGCCGGCCTGAAGGGCGAGTACGGCCGGCGCGCCAAGGAACTGCTGGAGGCCGGCGGCCAGACGGAGTCGGAGGAGGCAAGCTGA
- a CDS encoding nucleotidyltransferase domain-containing protein — MSPVADLPIRLDREAIGAFCRRHHIRKLSLFGSVLTDRFGPESDVDVLVEFESGAVIGLFEMAAMEIELGDMVGREVDLRTPEDLSRHFREEVLRRAVVQYAA; from the coding sequence ATGAGTCCCGTGGCAGACCTGCCGATCCGGTTGGACCGCGAAGCGATTGGCGCGTTCTGCCGGCGCCACCACATCCGCAAGCTGTCACTGTTCGGGTCGGTGCTGACCGACCGCTTCGGCCCGGAGAGCGACGTGGATGTGCTGGTGGAGTTTGAGTCCGGGGCGGTCATCGGACTGTTCGAGATGGCGGCCATGGAGATCGAGTTGGGCGACATGGTTGGCCGCGAGGTGGACCTGCGGACGCCGGAGGACCTGAGCCGGCACTTCCGCGAGGAAGTGCTGCGGCGCGCGGTGGTACAGTATGCTGCCTGA
- a CDS encoding DUF86 domain-containing protein, producing the protein MLPDADRFRLQHMQEAARDALEYATGRSRQDLADDTQLCRAIIYCLLVLGEAANAVSAETRTRLGSLPWSLMVRTRNRLIHGYFDISPDRVWDTLTHDLPPVLSALDAILAEDGPTR; encoded by the coding sequence ATGCTGCCTGACGCTGATCGGTTCCGCCTGCAGCACATGCAGGAGGCGGCCAGGGACGCCCTCGAGTACGCGACGGGACGGTCGCGACAGGACCTGGCCGATGACACGCAGTTGTGCCGCGCGATCATCTACTGCTTGCTGGTCCTCGGTGAAGCGGCCAATGCGGTCTCGGCGGAGACGCGGACGCGCTTGGGGTCGCTCCCGTGGTCGTTGATGGTGCGCACCCGTAACCGTCTTATCCACGGGTACTTCGATATTAGTCCCGACCGTGTCTGGGACACACTGACACACGACCTGCCGCCCGTCTTGAGCGCGCTGGACGCCATTCTCGCTGAAGACGGGCCGACACGATAG